CGACGCGGCCGTCGTGCGCGGCCTGGGCGAGCGCCACCTGGCCCTCCACGTGCCGCCGCACCAGGCGACCGGCGTCGTCCTCGGCGAGGAGGTCCCCGCCGATGGTCAGCGGCACCCGCGAGACCGGCAGGACCTCACCGTGGGCACGGAGCAGGGCGCCCGCCCAGCGCAGGCCGTCCACGGGGTCGCCGATGAGCTCCCAGAGGGCCACGATCAGCAGGTTGCCCAGGGCGTGGCCGTCGAGCGTCGCCTCCGCCTCCGGGACCTCCGTGGAGCGGAAGCGGTGCTGCATCACCTGGGCCCAGGTGCGGCCCCAGTCGGTGTCGTCGCAGAGCGCGGCCAGGGCCATGCGCAGGTCTCCGGGCGGCAGCACGGCCATCTCGCGGCGGATCGTGCCCGAGGAGCCGCCGTCGTCGGCGACCGTCACGACGGCCGTCAGGTGGCCGGCGACGAGGCGCAGCGCGGCCAGGGAGGCCGAGAGGCCGTGCCCGCCGCCGAGGGCGGTGACGCGCACCTGCGGGCGCACCGTGCCCGAGGTCGTGGCCCACGCCCCGCGGGCGGCCGCCGGGGGCAGCGGCAGTGAGGACGTGGACGGTCCGGTCACGGGGCCCGTCATTCCCGGCCCACGTCCCGATGGTCGACGTGCACGCTCACGCGGGGCCACTGGGCCACCCGTCGCGCCAGCTCCTCCGCGACGGCCACGGAGCGGTGCTTGCCCCCGGTGCACCCGACGGCGAGGGTCGCGTAGTGCTTGTTCTCCCGGCGGTAGCCCTCGACGACGGGGCCGAGCGCGGCGAGGTAGTTCGACAGGAACTCCTGCACCCCCGGCTGGCCGAGGACGAACCCCGACACCTCCGGGTCCAGGCCGGTCTTCGAGCGCAGCTCGGGCACCCAGTGCGGGTTGGCGACGAACCGCATGTCCGCCACGAAGTTCGCGTCCGAGGGCAGCCCGTACTTGAAGCCGAAGCTCATCACGTTCAGCCGGACGGTCACGGGGCCGTCCTCGGAGAACAGCTGGGTGACCTCCGTGGCGAGACCGTGGACGTTCAGCGCCGAGGTGTCCACGACGATGTCCGCGCGCTCCTTGAGCTCGGAGAGGATCTCCCGCTCGGCCTGGATGCCGTCGAGCAGCCGGGCGTTGCCCTGGAGCGGATGCGGCCGGCGCCCGGCCTCGAACCGGCGCACCAGCACCTCGTCGGACGCCTCGAGGAAGACGGTGCGGAACTCCACGCCGGTGCTCTCCAGCTGCTGGAGCGCCGTGCGCAGCTCGTTGAAGTAGGAGCGCGAGCGCACGTCCACCACGATGGCCAGCCGCGGGAACGCCTCGGGCGAGCGGGCCACGAGGTCCGACAGGGTTCCGAGGAGCTGCGGCGGCATGTTCTCCACCACGTACCAGCCGTGGTCCTGGAGGGCGTGGGCGGCCGTCGTGCGGCCGGCCCCGGACATGCCGGTGATGACGAGGACCTCGGAGGAGGGGGGCTTGTCGGGCTGCAGGTGCTCGTCGGCGCTCATGGGGCCACTGTATCGCCGCCGTCGGACGCCGTCAGGGCCGCGTGGACGGCCTCGGCGAGGGCGGGTCCGATGCCCGCGACCTCGGTCAGGCCGGCGGGCCCGGCCTGCCGCATCCGCTCCACGGAGCCGAAGTGCGTCAGCAGGGCCCGGCGCCGCGTCGGGCCGAGACCGGGGACGTCGTCGAGGGCGGAGGCCGTCATCGCCTTGGTGCGGCGGGAGCGGTGGCCGGCGATGGCGAACCGGTGCGACTCGTCGCGGATGCGCTGCAGCAGGAACAGCCCCTCGGAGGTGCGCGGCAGGACCACGGGGAACTCGTCCCCCGGGAGCCAGACCTCCTCGAGACGCTTCGCCAGCCCCACCACGGGCAGGTCGTCCAGGCCCAGCTCGGCGAGGACCTCGGCGGCCGCGGCGACCTGCGGCGGGCCGCCGTCGACGACGACGAGCGAGGGCGGGTAGGCGAACCGGCGCCGCTCCCCCTCGGCCTCCTCCGCGTCGATCTGGCCGGTGAGCACCCCGCCCTCCCGGCGATCCTCGGCCATGCGCGCGAAGCGCCGCCGCAGGACGTCGCGCAGCGAGGCGGTGTCGTCCCGCGCGGCCTCGCCCGTCACGTTGAATCGGCGGTAGTCCTTCTTCTTGGGGAGGCCGTCCTCCATCACCACCATCGAGCCGACGACGTTGGTGCCCTGCGAGTGCGAGATGTCGTAGCACTCGATGCGCAGCAGCGGCTCGTCGATCTCCAGGGCGTCCTGCAGCTCCCGCAGGGCGGCCGAGCGCGTGGTGAGGTCGCCCGAGCGGCGCGTCTTGTGCAGCTTGAGGGCCATCTCGGCGTTCTCCCGGACGGTCCCCATGAGGTCGGCCTTGGGCCCGCGCTGGGGCACCCGCACCTGGACGCGGGCCCCGCGCAGCCCGGAGAGCCACTCCGTGACCTGCTCGGCGCCCGCCGGCAGGACCGGCACCAGCACCTCGTGCGGGATGCGCTCCGTGTCCGGCACGTCGCCGTAGACCTGGGTGAGCAGCTCGGCGACGGCCTCGTCCTCCCCCACGTCCTCGACGCGCTCCATGATCCAGCCGCGCTGGCCACGGATGCGGCCCTGCCGCACGTGGAACACCTGGACGGCGGTCTCGAGCTCGTCCGAGTGGAGGGCGAACACGTCCGCCTCCGTGGACTCGGCCAGCACCACCGCGTTGCGCTCGAACACGCGGCGCAGGGCGGCGATGTCGTCGCGCAGGCGGGCGGCGTCTTCGAAGCGCAGCTCCTCCACCGCCCCGGCCATCGCCTTCTCGAGTTCGCGGACGAACCGGTCCGCGTCGCCCGCCATGAAGTCGCAGAAGTCCTGGGCGAGCGCCCGGTGCTCGTCCGGGGAGATCCGCCCGACGCACGGCGCCGAGCACTTGCCGATGTACCCCAGCAGGCACGGGCGGTCCTGGGCCTGGGCCCGCTTGAACACCCCGGCCGAGCAGGTGCGCACGGGGAACACCCGCAGCATGAGGTCCACTGTCTCGCGGATGGCCTTGGCCGGGTGGAAGGGGCCGAAGTACTTCACGCCCGGGCGCTTGTCCCCGCGCATGACCTGCACCCGCGGGAACCGCTCGTTCATGGTGACGGCCAGGTACGGGTAGGACTTGTCGTCCCGGTACATGATGTTGAACCGGGGCCGGTACTCCTTGATCCACGTGTACTCGAGCTGGAGGGCCTCGAGCTCCGAGGCGACCACGGTCCACTCGACCGCGGACGCCGTGAACACCATGGTGCGCGTCTTGGTGGCCAGGCGCGCCGGGTCCTGGAAGTAGGAGCTCAGTCGCGCCCGCAGGTTCTTCGCCTTGCCGACGTAGATGACGCGCCCGTCCGGGTCCCGGAACCGGTAGACGCCGGGGGACGTCGAGATCTCCCCCGGGGCGGGGCGGTAGGTGCGCGGGTCAGCCACGGGCGGCGGGCGCGGCGTTGTACTCGTCCACGCGCTCCTGGCCGGAGAGGGCGGCGATCGCTGCCATGATCGTGGCGGTGGCCTCCCGGCGCTGAGGCAGGGAGTGGCGGCGGCCCGGATGGCCGAAGTCCAGGGGCTCGCCCATCTCCACGGTGAACCGGTGCGGCCGGAAGCCGTTGGTCCCCGGCGGCTGGAGCCGCTCCGTGCCGCGCAGCCCGACCGGGACCACCGGCGCGCCGGTGGTGAGGGCCAGCCACGCCGCCCCGGTGCGCCCGCGGTACAGGCGGCCGTCGCGGCTGCGGGTGCCCTCCGGGTAGATCCCGACGCCGTGCCCGCCGTCGAGCAGCGCCACCAGGTCCTCCAGGGCGGCCACCGAGGCCGCCTGCTCGCCCCGGCGCACCGGGATGGAGCCGACCGCCTCGAAGAACCGGCGCTGGGCCCGGCCTCGGAGGCCGGGCGCCTCGAAGTACTCCGCCTTGGCGAAGAAGCCCACCGGCCGGGGGCAGAGCGCCTGGAGGATCACGGAGTCCACGAAGCTCAGGTGGTTGGAGGCGACGATGAACGGCCCCTCCGGCGGGACGTGCTCGAGGCCGCGGACGTGCGGGCGGCAGGACAGCCGGATCGCTCCGGCGACGGCGCGGCGGAGCTGCTCGGAGGTGGCCATGGGCGTGCGTCCTCTCGTCGGGTCGGATGGGGGCGGCGTCGCGCCGGTGCGCTCGAGGTTAGCCCAGGAGCTCCGCGAGGAAGCGGCCGGTGTGGCTCTCGGGCACGGCGGCCACCTCCTCGGGGGTGCCGGTGGCGACGACCGTCCCGCCGCCGGAGCCGCCCTCCGGTCCGAGGTCGATCACGTGGTCGGCGCACTTGACGACGTCCAGGTTGTGCTCGATGGTCAGCACCGTGTTGCCCTTGTCCACCAGGGTCTGCAGCACCTGGAGGAGCTTGCGGATGTCCTCGAAGTGCAGGCCGGTGGTGGGCTCGTCGAGGACGTACACGGTCCGCCCGGTGGAGCGCTTCTGCAGCTCCGCGGCGAGCTTGACCCGCTGCGCCTCGCCTCCGGACAGGGTGGTGGCCGGCTGGCCGAGCCGGACGTAGCCCAGGCCGACGTCCACGAGCGTGTCGAGGTAGCGGGAGATGCGCGTGTAGGCGCCGAAGAACTCGGCGGCCTCCTCGATCGGCATGTCGAGCACCTCGGCGATGTTCTTCCCCTTGTAGGTGACCTCGAGGGTCTCCCGGTTGTAGCGGGCGCCGTGGCAGACCTCGCACGGGACGTAGACGTCCGGCAGGAAGTTCATCTCGATCTTCAGGGTGCCGTCGCCCGCGCACGCCTCGCAGCGGCCACCCTTGATGTTGAAGGAGAAGCGGCCCTGCTGGTAGCCGCGGACCTTCGCCTCGGGGGTCTCCGCGAAGAGCTTGCGGATCTGGTCGAACACGCCCGTGTAGGTGGCCGGGTTGGACCGCGGGGTGCGGCCGATGGGGCTCTGGTCCACGTGGACCACCTTGTCCAGGTGCTCCAGGCCCGCGACGGAGCGGTGGCGGCCGGGGACCATCTTGGCGCCGTTGAGCTTGTCGGCGAGGACCTTGTAGAGGATCTCGTTGATCAGCGTGGACTTGCCGGAGCCGGACACGCCCGTGACGGCGGTGAACACGCCCAGGGGGATGTCCACGGTGACGTCCTTGAGGTTGTTCTCCGTGGCGCCCTTGACCGTGAGCCTGCGCTTCGGGTCCACGGGACGACGCGCGGCAGGCACCTCGATCCTGCGGCGCCCGGCGAGGTAGTCGCCGGTGACGGAGCGGGTGTTGGCCTTGAGCTCGTCCAGGGAGCCGGAGTGGACGACCTCGCCGCCGTGCTCGCCGGCCCGCGGGCCGATGTCCACGATCCAGTCGGCCTCGGCGATCGTGTCCTCGTCGTGCTCCACCACGATCAGGGTGTTGCCGAGGTCTCGCAGGCGGATGAGGGTGTCGATGAGGCGGCGGTTGTCCCGCTGGTGGAGGCCGATCGAGGGCTCGTCCAGGACGTACAGCACGCCGACGAGTCCGGCACCGATCTGCGTGGCCAGGCGGATGCGCTGGGCCTCGCCGCCGGAGAGCGTGCCGGCGTTGCGCTCGAGGTTCAGGTAGTCCAGGCCCACGTCCAGGAGGAACTCGAGGCGGGCGCGGATCTCCCGGACCACCTGGTCGGCGATCGCGAGCTCCCGCTCGGTGAGCTGCAGACCGTCGAGGAACGCCAGGGACTCGCGCAGCGGCAGCCGCGTGGCGTCCGCGATGGACAGCCCGCCCACCCGCACGTTGAGCACGGTGGGGTTCAGGCGGGCCCCGTGGCAGGCCGGGCACGGGATCTGCCGCATGAAGGACTCATAGCGCTCACGGGCGTTGTCCGACTCGGTCTCCCCATGCTTGCGCATCACGTAGGGCAGGACGCCCTCGAAGCCGGTGGTGTAGCGGCGCTCCCGCCCGAACCGGTTGCGGAAGGAGACCTCGACCTTGAAGTCCTTGCCGTTAAGGACGGCGTCCCGCTGCTGGGCGGTGAGGTCCTTGAAGGGGGTGTCCAGGGAGAACTTCATCTCCTTGGCCAGGCCGCCGAGCACGCGCAGCCAGTAGTCGGAGGTGGACTTGCCCAGTGACCACGGCAGGATGGCGCCCTCGTTGAGGGAGAGCTCGTCGTTGGGGACCACGAGGTCCGGGTCCACCTGGAGGCGGGAGCCGATGCCGGTGCACTCCGGGCACGCGCCGAACGGGTTGTTGAAGGAGAAGGAGCGGGGCTCGATCTCGTCCACGGTCTGCGGGTGGCCATGGGGGCAGGACAGCTTCTCGGAGAAGGTCCGGAACCGGGGGTTGCCCTCGGCGTCCTCGCCCGCGAGGTCGCCCTGGTTCTTCTTCCCCGCCTGCGCGACGACGTCCACGTCCACGAACTCGACGGCGACCAGGCCGTCGGCGAGCTTCAGGGCGGTCTCCACGGAGTCGGTCAGCCGCTGGCGGATGCCCTCCTTCACGGCCAGGCGGTCCACGACCACGGCGATGGTGTGCTTGTTCTGCTTCTTGAGGGCGGGCGGGTCGGAGAGCTGGATCAGCTCCCCGTCCACGAGCGCGCGGGCGTAGCCCTGCGTCGAGAGGGAGGAGAAGAGGTCCACGAACTCGCCCTTGCGCCCGCGCACCACCGGGGCGAGCACCTGGAAGCGGGTGCGCTCGGGCAGCTGCTCGAGCTGGTCCACGATCTGCTGCGGGGTCTGCTTGGACACGACCTCGCCGCAGACCGGGCAGTGGGCCACGCCGACGCGCGCCCAGAGCAGGCGCATGTAGTCGTAGATCTCCGTGATGGTGCCCACCGTGGAGCGCGGGTTGCGGTTGGTGGACTTCTGGTCGATGGACACCGCCGGCGAGAGACCCTCGATGAAGTCCACGTCCGGCTTGTCCACGCGGCCGAGGAACATGCGAGCGTAGGAGGAGAGCGACTCCACGTAGCGGCGCTGGCCCTCGGCGAAGATCGTGTCGAACGCCAGGGAGGACTTGCCCGAGCCGGACAGGCCGGTGAACACCACCATGGAGTCGCGCGGGATCGAGACGTCGACGTTCTTCAGGTTGTGTTCGCGGGCGCCCTTGACGACGATCCGCTCGTGCTGCGCCGAGCCCCGGGCCGGGCCCGAGGCGAGGCCGCCGCGGGCGGCGGCGTCGGGACGGGCGGGGGCTGCGGCGGAGGAGGAGTTCTTCGGCACCGCCCCAGTCTAGGCGGGGCCCGGACACGACACCGGCGGAGCCGGACCCTTCCGCCGCTGGCGGAGCCGGGCTGTGCGAGACCTAGACTGGGCGGCATGCCCGCCACCGCCGAGCCCCGACTCCTGCACGATCTGCCCGCCGTGACCGTGCGCGCCGTGTCCGTCTCCGAGATGGACAACAACGCGTACGTCCTCACGTCGAAGACCACCGGCGCACAGGTGCTGATCGACGCCGCGGCCGAGCCGGAGACCCTGCGCGACCTGCTGGCCTCCGCCGCCGCGGACACCCCGTGCGAGCTGCGTCTGGAGCTGATCGTCACCACGCACCGGCACTGGGACCACGTGCGCGCGCTCCCCGCGCTCGCCACGGTCACCGGGGCGCGGACCGCGGCGGGCGAGGACGACGCGGACGCGATCGCCGCGGAGACGGGCGTGACGCCGGACGTGCGTCTGGCCCACGGGTCGCGCACCGGCGCGGAGGGCATCGAGCTCGAGGTGATCGCCCTGCGCGGCCACACCCCCGGCTCGGTCGCGCTGGCCTACCGGCCCGAGGCGGACGAGCCGGCCGTCCTGTTCACGGGCGACTCCCTCTTCCCCGGCGGGGTGGGCAACACCCAGGGTGACGCCGAGCGGTTCGCCTCCCTGATCCGGGACGTCGAGGACCGGGTCTTCGCCGCGTTCGACGACGACGTCGTCGTACACCCCGGCCACGGGGCCTCCACCACCCTCGGCGCCGAGCGCCCCCACCTGCAGGAGTGGCGCGAGCGCGGCTGGTGACTCACTCCCCCGGCTTGCGCCCCACGAGGAACATGCGGCGCACCGGGAACACGGTGAGCGGGCCGCCGTCGGCGTCGGAGACCCCGGGCACGGGCGGATAGGCCTCGCGCATGGCCTGCCGGTAGCGCGCGACGAAGAGCTCGAGCAGCCCGGCGCCCTCGGCCGCGCCCTCCTCGGCGTCCCACGCGGCCAGGGCCTGCAGGGACGGGCGCAGGGCCGCGCCCGAGGTCCAGCGCAGCACCGGATCGGGGCCGGTGAGCACCTGCTGGTACTCCGTCTCCCACACGCTGGGGGTCCAGCCGGCCTCGAGGAACAGGCGCGTGTACTCCTCGGGCGGGGCGACCGTGCGGGTGGTCTCCACGCCGTGCAGCGCCTCGGAGAACACGGGCTCGTCGGCCAGGGCGACGATGGTGGCGTGCGAGGCCTGCTGGTACGGCCGCGGGAGCTGCGCGCCGAACCAGGCGCCCGGGTGCAGGTCACCCAGCCAGCGGCGGATCAGGCGGCGGTGCGTGGGGATCCACTGGAGCATGGCGTTGGAGACGATCACGTCCACCTCCGGACCCGGTCGCCACTGGGAGGCGTCCACCCGGTCGAACCGCAGGTTCGGCAGGTCCGCGTCCGCCGCACCCTCCCGGGCCCGCTCCAGCATGGCCGGGGAGTCGTCCAGGCCGATCACCTCGGCCGCCGGCCAGCGCTCGGCCAGCGTCCGGGTCAGGGTGCCCGGCCCGCAGCCCAGGTCCACGACGACGCGCGGCGCCTCCGCCTCGACCCGCGCCACGAGGTCGTGGAACGGACGGGCGCGGTGCTCGGCGAAGCCCTCGTACTGGGCGGGGTCCCAGGTGAACCCCGCGGTCTCGCGTCCGGTGACGGCAGGCACGGTGCTCATGCCGGCACGCTACCGCGCGGGGGTCCCGCTACGCTGGCCCGGATGACTCCCTCCGCAACGAACCCGCCGTCCCTCACCGACCGCCTGGACGCCCTGCCCGCCTCCCCCGACGCCGACGACGTCTTCGGGGCCTTCGCGGCCTGGACCGAGGACCGCGGCATCTCGCTCTACCCGGCCCAGGAGGAGGCGGTGCTGGAGCTCGTCCAGGGCCGGCACGTGATCCTGGCGACCCCCACCGGCTCCGGCAAGTCGCTGGTCGCGCTCGGTGCGCACGCCGACGCCCTCGCCCACGGGAAGGTCTCCTACTACACGGCGCCCATCAAGGCGCTGGTCTCGGAGAAGTTCTTCGCCCTCGTGGACGTGTTCGGCGCGGAGAACGTCGGCATGGTCACGGGCGACTCGTCGGTGAACGCGGACGCGCCGATCATCTGCTGCACCGCGGAGATCCTGGCCAACCGCGCGCTCCGCGAGGGCAGCGGCATGGAGATCGGCACCGTGGTGATGGACGAGTTCCACTACTACGCGGACCCCTCCCGCGGCTGGGCGTGGCAGCTGCCGCTGCTGGAGCTGCCCCAGGCCCGCTTCCTCCTCATGTCCGCCACCCTCGGCGACACCTCCATGCTGGAGCGCGACCTGGCCGAGCGCACCGGGAGGGAGGTCGCCGTCGTCGCGCACGCAGAGCGCCCCATCCCCCTGAGCTTCGAATGGTCCGAGGTCCCCCTGCAGGAGAAGGTGGAGGAGCTGGTCTCCACCCACCAGGCACCCGTGTACATCGTCCACTTCTCCCAGCTGGACGCCGTGGAGACCGCCGTGGGCCTGGCCTCGATCTCCGTGACGACCAAGGAGGAGAAGGAGGCCATCGCGGAGCGGATCGCCGGCTTCCGGTTCTCCGCCGGCTTCGGCAAGACCCTCAACCGGCTGGTGCGGGCGGGCATCGGCGTCCACCACGCCGGCATGCTCCCGAAGTACCGCCGCCTCGTCGAGAAGCTCGCCCAGGAGGGCCGGCTCAAGGTCATCTCCGGCACGGACACCCTCGGCGTCGGCATCAACGTGCCCATCCGCACCGTGCTGCTCACCGCGCTGTCCAAGTTCGACGGCGAGAAGACCCGCATCCTGCAGTCCCGCGAGTTCCACCAGATCGCCGGACGCGCCGGCCGCGCCGGCTTCGACACGCAGGGCTACGTCGTGGTGCAGGCCCCCGAGCACGTGATCGAGAACAAGGCCGCCGAGCGGAAGGCCGCCGCCAAGTTCGCCGGGATCAAGGACGAGGCCGAGCGCGCCAAGCGCATGAAGCAGTCCGTCAAGGGGTCCAAGAGGAAGACGCCGCCGCAGGGCTTCGTCTCCTGGGGCCCGGCCACCTTCGACAAGCTCGTGGCCTCCGAGCCGGAGCCGCTGGTCTCCCGCATGAGGATCACCCACTCCATGCTGCTGAACATCCTGGACCGGCCCGGGGACCCCGTGCTCGCCGTGCGCCGGCTGCTGCGCGCCACCCACGAGACCCCCGCCCGGCAGGCGCAGCTGATGCGCCGCGCCCTCGGGATCTTCCGGGAGCTGCTGGCCACCGGCGTCGTCGAGGTCCTCCCCGAGCCCGACGCGGAGGGCCGCACCGTGGACCTCACCGTGGACCTGCAGCCCGACTTCGCCCTGAACCAGCCCCTCTCCCCCTTCGCGCTGGCCGCCCTGGACCTGCTGGACCCGGCCGCCCCGGACCACCACCTCGACGTCGTCTCCGTCATCGAGGCGACCCTGGACGCGCCCCGACAGGTGCTTTCCGCCCAGGTGAAGAAGGCCAAGGGCGAGGCCGTGGCCGCCATGAAGGCCGAGGGCATGGACTACAGCGACCGCATGCGCGCCCTCGACGAGGTCACCCACCCGCAGCCGCTCGCCGAGCTCCTGGAGCAGGCGTTCGAGCGGTACCGCCAGGACGCCCCGTGGCTGGCCGAGTTCGAGCTCTCCCCCAAGTCCGTGGTGCGGGACATGTTCGAGCGCGCCATGGGATTCGGCGACTACGTCCGGTTCTACGGCCTCGCCCGCTCCGAGGGCGTGCTGCTGCGCTACCTCACCGACGCCGTGAAGGCCCTGCGCCAGACCGTCCCGCAGGAGGACCGCACCGAGGACCTCCAGGTGCTGCTGGACTGGCTGGACGAGATGGTCAAGCAGACCGACTCCTCCCTGCTCGAGGAGTGGGAGGACCTCATGTCCGGGGACATCGCCGAGCTGCGCCGGGACCTGGAGTCCCTCGAGCCGACCCCGCCGCCGCGCCTGACGGACAACGCCGCCGTGTTCCGCGTGATGGTGCGCAACGCGATGTTCCACCGCGTGCGCCTGTTCGGCGACGAGCAGGACGCGAGGCTCGCCGAGCTCTCCGGGGACCTCTCCGCCAACGACTGGGCCGACGCCCTCGACGCCTACTTCGACGAGCACGAGGACATCGACGACGGCCCCGACGCCCGCGGCCAGGAGTTCTTCCGCGTGGCCACCGCCCCCGGGGCCCGCTGCCCCGTGGAGCTCGAGGGGTCCCGCTGGTGGGCCGTGCGGCAGGTCCTCAAGGACCACGACGGCGACCACGACCACGGCATCAACGCCGTCGTGGACCTGGAGGCCTCCGACGAGGCCGGGCACCCGGCGATCCGTGTCGTCTCCGTCGGCGCCCCCGTGCCCGGGTGGGACCTGTGACCAGGACGGGCACGGGGGACGCGGCGTTCGTCCCCGGCGACCCCCGCGGCTTCGCCCCCGTCGGCCCCGCCGCGCACCGGGAGGGCGAGCGGACCGTCCTCTTCGACGGCACCGTGGCCGTGGACCACTGGTTCACCGTGCCCGTGGACCACGCCCTCACCCTCGCGGAGGCGCTCGCCCAGGACGCCGCCGGCACCGGCCTCGGCCCAGGTGGCCGCGGCACCCTCGAGGTCTTCGCCCGCGAGGTCCGCCACCCGGAGGACCCGGAGGGCGAGCGTCCCTGGCTGCTGTACCTGCAGGGCGGCCCCGGCTCGGGCGGTCCCCGCCCGGCCCGCCTGGGCGGCTGGCAGTGTGAGCTCGCGCAGCACCACCGTCTCCTCCTCCTGGACCAGCGCGGCACGGCCCGCTCCACGCCGGTCACGGCGGCCACCCTCGCCGGCCTGCCCGACGACGCCGCGCGCGCCGCGTACCTCACGCACCTGCGCGCCCCGCAGATCGTCCAGGACGCCGAGATGATCCGCGTGGCGCTCGGCGCGCCGCCGTGGACGACCCTCGGGCAGAGCTTCGGCGGGTTCTGCACGCTGAGCTACCTCTCCTGGCGTGCCGAGGGCCTCGAGCGCTGCCTGGTGACCGGAGGGCTGGCCCCGCTGACCGGGCACGCGGACCGCGTGTACCGGGCCACCACCGCCCGCATGCACGCCCGCTGGCAGGAGTTCCTGGAGCGGCACCCGCAGGACGCCGGTCACTGGGCGGAGGCCGTCGCGCTCATCCGCGCCGCCCAGGACGACGGCGACCCGTACGTCCTCCCCGACGGCACGGCCCTCACCGTGGGCCGCGCGCAGCAGCTGGGCATGCTCCTCGGCGGGAACACCCGCGTGGACGGTCTGCACTGGGTGCTCGCCGAGGCCGTGGACCGCTCCGGCGGCGAGCCCCGGCTCTCCCCCGGCTTCCTGGCCGCCGTGGCCGCCCAGACCACCCGCGCGGTGAACCCCCTCTACGCGGTGCTGCACGAGGCGATCTACGCGCAGCCCGCCGCACTGACGGACGGCCGTGGAGCGACCGCGTGGTCCGCGCAGCGGGTGCTGGCCGAGCACCCCGACTCCTCCCCCGCCGCCGATCCGGCCCCCGTGCCCACCGGCGAGCACGTGCTGCCGTGGTCCTTCGAGACCGAGCCGGAGCTGCGCGCCCTGGCCGGTGTGGCGGCGCTCCTCGCCGCCAAGGACGACTGGGGCGCGCTCTACGACCTCGACGCGCTCGCGGCGAACGAGGTCCCCGTGGCCGCCGCCGTCTACACCGACGACGTCTACGTGGACCGCGACCTCTCCCTCGAGACCGCCGCGCGCGTGAGGGGCCTGCAGGTCTGGGAGACCGACGCCTTCCACCACGACGGCCTCGCCGACGACGGCCCCGG
This sequence is a window from Micrococcus porci. Protein-coding genes within it:
- a CDS encoding gluconeogenesis factor YvcK family protein: MTGPSTSSLPLPPAAARGAWATTSGTVRPQVRVTALGGGHGLSASLAALRLVAGHLTAVVTVADDGGSSGTIRREMAVLPPGDLRMALAALCDDTDWGRTWAQVMQHRFRSTEVPEAEATLDGHALGNLLIVALWELIGDPVDGLRWAGALLRAHGEVLPVSRVPLTIGGDLLAEDDAGRLVRRHVEGQVALAQAAHDGRVVDVRLSPADAPATPEALAAIELADWVVIGPGSLYTSVLPHLLMPEVRGALEVTTARRIFVLNIDTGTQETTGMTHADHLKVLREHAPGLQLDVVIADADAVADRAAVVQEARRLGARVAFSRVAHAANRLAHDPLRLAVAIDEAMSS
- the rapZ gene encoding RNase adapter RapZ, with the protein product MSADEHLQPDKPPSSEVLVITGMSGAGRTTAAHALQDHGWYVVENMPPQLLGTLSDLVARSPEAFPRLAIVVDVRSRSYFNELRTALQQLESTGVEFRTVFLEASDEVLVRRFEAGRRPHPLQGNARLLDGIQAEREILSELKERADIVVDTSALNVHGLATEVTQLFSEDGPVTVRLNVMSFGFKYGLPSDANFVADMRFVANPHWVPELRSKTGLDPEVSGFVLGQPGVQEFLSNYLAALGPVVEGYRRENKHYATLAVGCTGGKHRSVAVAEELARRVAQWPRVSVHVDHRDVGRE
- the uvrC gene encoding excinuclease ABC subunit UvrC; this translates as MADPRTYRPAPGEISTSPGVYRFRDPDGRVIYVGKAKNLRARLSSYFQDPARLATKTRTMVFTASAVEWTVVASELEALQLEYTWIKEYRPRFNIMYRDDKSYPYLAVTMNERFPRVQVMRGDKRPGVKYFGPFHPAKAIRETVDLMLRVFPVRTCSAGVFKRAQAQDRPCLLGYIGKCSAPCVGRISPDEHRALAQDFCDFMAGDADRFVRELEKAMAGAVEELRFEDAARLRDDIAALRRVFERNAVVLAESTEADVFALHSDELETAVQVFHVRQGRIRGQRGWIMERVEDVGEDEAVAELLTQVYGDVPDTERIPHEVLVPVLPAGAEQVTEWLSGLRGARVQVRVPQRGPKADLMGTVRENAEMALKLHKTRRSGDLTTRSAALRELQDALEIDEPLLRIECYDISHSQGTNVVGSMVVMEDGLPKKKDYRRFNVTGEAARDDTASLRDVLRRRFARMAEDRREGGVLTGQIDAEEAEGERRRFAYPPSLVVVDGGPPQVAAAAEVLAELGLDDLPVVGLAKRLEEVWLPGDEFPVVLPRTSEGLFLLQRIRDESHRFAIAGHRSRRTKAMTASALDDVPGLGPTRRRALLTHFGSVERMRQAGPAGLTEVAGIGPALAEAVHAALTASDGGDTVAP
- a CDS encoding lysophospholipid acyltransferase family protein codes for the protein MATSEQLRRAVAGAIRLSCRPHVRGLEHVPPEGPFIVASNHLSFVDSVILQALCPRPVGFFAKAEYFEAPGLRGRAQRRFFEAVGSIPVRRGEQAASVAALEDLVALLDGGHGVGIYPEGTRSRDGRLYRGRTGAAWLALTTGAPVVPVGLRGTERLQPPGTNGFRPHRFTVEMGEPLDFGHPGRRHSLPQRREATATIMAAIAALSGQERVDEYNAAPAARG
- the uvrA gene encoding excinuclease ABC subunit UvrA; its protein translation is MPKNSSSAAAPARPDAAARGGLASGPARGSAQHERIVVKGAREHNLKNVDVSIPRDSMVVFTGLSGSGKSSLAFDTIFAEGQRRYVESLSSYARMFLGRVDKPDVDFIEGLSPAVSIDQKSTNRNPRSTVGTITEIYDYMRLLWARVGVAHCPVCGEVVSKQTPQQIVDQLEQLPERTRFQVLAPVVRGRKGEFVDLFSSLSTQGYARALVDGELIQLSDPPALKKQNKHTIAVVVDRLAVKEGIRQRLTDSVETALKLADGLVAVEFVDVDVVAQAGKKNQGDLAGEDAEGNPRFRTFSEKLSCPHGHPQTVDEIEPRSFSFNNPFGACPECTGIGSRLQVDPDLVVPNDELSLNEGAILPWSLGKSTSDYWLRVLGGLAKEMKFSLDTPFKDLTAQQRDAVLNGKDFKVEVSFRNRFGRERRYTTGFEGVLPYVMRKHGETESDNARERYESFMRQIPCPACHGARLNPTVLNVRVGGLSIADATRLPLRESLAFLDGLQLTERELAIADQVVREIRARLEFLLDVGLDYLNLERNAGTLSGGEAQRIRLATQIGAGLVGVLYVLDEPSIGLHQRDNRRLIDTLIRLRDLGNTLIVVEHDEDTIAEADWIVDIGPRAGEHGGEVVHSGSLDELKANTRSVTGDYLAGRRRIEVPAARRPVDPKRRLTVKGATENNLKDVTVDIPLGVFTAVTGVSGSGKSTLINEILYKVLADKLNGAKMVPGRHRSVAGLEHLDKVVHVDQSPIGRTPRSNPATYTGVFDQIRKLFAETPEAKVRGYQQGRFSFNIKGGRCEACAGDGTLKIEMNFLPDVYVPCEVCHGARYNRETLEVTYKGKNIAEVLDMPIEEAAEFFGAYTRISRYLDTLVDVGLGYVRLGQPATTLSGGEAQRVKLAAELQKRSTGRTVYVLDEPTTGLHFEDIRKLLQVLQTLVDKGNTVLTIEHNLDVVKCADHVIDLGPEGGSGGGTVVATGTPEEVAAVPESHTGRFLAELLG
- a CDS encoding MBL fold metallo-hydrolase produces the protein MPATAEPRLLHDLPAVTVRAVSVSEMDNNAYVLTSKTTGAQVLIDAAAEPETLRDLLASAAADTPCELRLELIVTTHRHWDHVRALPALATVTGARTAAGEDDADAIAAETGVTPDVRLAHGSRTGAEGIELEVIALRGHTPGSVALAYRPEADEPAVLFTGDSLFPGGVGNTQGDAERFASLIRDVEDRVFAAFDDDVVVHPGHGASTTLGAERPHLQEWRERGW